One region of Qipengyuania sp. SS22 genomic DNA includes:
- a CDS encoding DNA cytosine methyltransferase, which yields MSARPEVVDLFCGVGALSHGLKLAGCRILAGYDTDERCKHAFETNNGGEFVKRDVGKMSAYEIMGRYSGDAPSVLAGCAPCQPFSTYKQRYAEDPQWGLVRKFAELAAEVQPDFVTMENVPSLLRYKDGSVFRMFKDILNEAGYPLRVTVAKCELFGVPQKRRRLVVVAARGRKIGPLIPAENVGRTVREAIGHLPPIEAGAKHANDPLHTSSSLSDLNMRRMKAAKPGGTWRDWPEDLRADCHRRASGKTYPGVYARMMWDEPAPTMTTQCFGFGNGRFGHPEQDRAISLREAALLQSFPEGYEFVPTNEKPSMKEVGRWIGNAVPVELGRAIGNTILVGL from the coding sequence ATGAGTGCGCGCCCAGAAGTCGTCGATCTCTTTTGCGGGGTCGGTGCCCTTAGCCACGGCCTGAAGCTTGCCGGGTGCAGGATACTGGCCGGATACGATACGGACGAGCGATGCAAGCACGCCTTCGAGACAAACAACGGAGGCGAATTCGTCAAACGTGACGTCGGTAAGATGTCGGCGTACGAAATCATGGGTCGCTATTCGGGCGACGCGCCTAGCGTTTTGGCAGGATGCGCGCCGTGTCAGCCGTTTTCGACATACAAGCAGCGATACGCCGAAGACCCTCAATGGGGGCTGGTGCGGAAATTCGCCGAATTGGCTGCCGAGGTGCAACCCGACTTCGTCACGATGGAAAACGTGCCGTCGCTTTTGCGCTATAAGGATGGTTCCGTGTTTCGCATGTTCAAAGACATTTTGAATGAAGCGGGCTATCCGTTGAGAGTAACCGTCGCGAAATGCGAATTGTTCGGCGTGCCGCAGAAGCGCCGCCGGTTGGTTGTTGTAGCAGCCCGTGGACGAAAGATCGGGCCGCTGATCCCCGCTGAGAATGTAGGCCGAACGGTCAGGGAGGCCATAGGACACCTTCCCCCAATCGAAGCGGGAGCAAAACACGCCAACGACCCGCTTCATACATCATCATCGCTATCCGACTTAAACATGCGCCGGATGAAAGCTGCCAAGCCGGGAGGCACGTGGCGAGACTGGCCGGAAGACTTACGCGCGGACTGCCATCGACGAGCGAGTGGCAAGACTTATCCGGGTGTTTACGCCAGAATGATGTGGGACGAACCGGCACCCACAATGACAACCCAATGCTTTGGCTTTGGGAATGGGCGCTTCGGCCATCCCGAACAAGATCGAGCAATCAGCTTGCGAGAGGCTGCACTCCTGCAATCGTTTCCCGAGGGCTATGAATTCGTCCCAACTAACGAGAAGCCGAGCATGAAGGAAGTTGGTCGTTGGATTGGCAATGCCGTGCCGGTTGAACTAGGGCGGGCGATTGGAAATACAATTTTGGTGGGGCTTTGA